In a single window of the Litorilituus sediminis genome:
- a CDS encoding methyl-accepting chemotaxis protein: MQFFRKLKILYKIYTILAIALLSFIINLSINISAISKNQTLLKSMQDTAIHLVNLTSENVTTWQRIDESYTQSVSFADEDLIADAAALFSALSTNLDKINNLKSDFTNTRELKTLANEYNDLAKAISQGFINETLDFQSAQANIQSKTDIFSNVQKQLTKDKETAAAFFNSLVEQTVENSNDSQTLSITVGIILLAFMTLLSIIIAKSINKSVVSLASSLRVLAEGEGDLTKQIDVVSQDELGSVVQHFNKFTQLLRGIVKEVVDVVTPLTQSAEQLSLKVSEVDNNVKNQTEIAEVTKQSMIEMQHSVTDIAKSAAEAASAAGQGEDEVNQGMKNVQRSLDISGELSEEINNASAVINQLATDSQNMNQILDVINGIAEQTNLLALNAAIEAARAGEQGRGFAVVADEVRSLASRTALSTTEIRELLDKLISAANQSVNSMELASTKASSNEEISRNVDTSLSNIKEQIGHISSMNTQIATATEEQSSVAETVVNNIEDMYSSFASTTTAVEEIGEVAQQLDGNALQIGQATSKFVV; the protein is encoded by the coding sequence ATGCAATTTTTTAGAAAGTTAAAAATCCTGTACAAGATATACACCATCTTAGCTATTGCCCTGCTTAGCTTTATTATAAATTTATCCATTAACATCTCTGCTATTTCCAAAAACCAAACCTTGCTTAAATCAATGCAAGATACGGCAATTCACTTAGTTAACTTAACCAGTGAAAATGTCACCACTTGGCAACGTATTGATGAAAGTTATACCCAAAGTGTCTCATTTGCTGATGAAGACTTAATCGCAGATGCCGCTGCGCTTTTTAGCGCACTGTCAACAAACTTAGATAAAATAAACAATCTTAAAAGTGACTTTACCAATACCCGTGAATTAAAAACGTTAGCGAATGAGTATAATGACTTAGCTAAAGCTATCTCCCAAGGTTTTATCAATGAAACCTTAGACTTTCAATCAGCCCAAGCAAATATTCAAAGCAAAACAGATATTTTTAGCAATGTGCAAAAACAGCTAACTAAAGACAAAGAAACGGCTGCCGCTTTCTTTAACAGCCTAGTTGAACAAACAGTTGAAAACTCTAATGACTCACAAACCTTAAGTATTACCGTAGGCATTATCTTATTAGCCTTTATGACGCTACTTAGCATAATAATAGCTAAATCTATTAATAAATCTGTGGTTTCGCTTGCTTCATCACTTCGCGTTCTAGCAGAAGGAGAAGGCGATTTAACCAAGCAAATCGATGTCGTCAGTCAAGATGAACTTGGCTCAGTAGTACAACACTTTAATAAGTTTACACAACTACTACGCGGCATAGTAAAAGAGGTTGTTGACGTTGTCACACCACTAACACAAAGTGCTGAGCAATTATCACTTAAAGTAAGTGAAGTGGATAACAATGTTAAAAATCAAACTGAAATTGCTGAAGTAACTAAGCAATCTATGATTGAAATGCAACACAGTGTAACCGATATTGCCAAATCTGCCGCTGAAGCAGCATCCGCTGCTGGGCAAGGTGAAGATGAAGTAAATCAAGGTATGAAAAACGTACAACGCTCTTTAGATATATCAGGAGAGTTATCAGAAGAAATTAATAATGCTTCAGCTGTTATCAATCAGCTAGCGACAGATTCACAAAATATGAATCAGATCCTTGATGTCATTAATGGCATTGCCGAGCAAACTAATTTACTGGCACTTAATGCGGCGATTGAAGCTGCTAGAGCTGGCGAACAAGGCCGGGGCTTTGCCGTAGTTGCTGATGAAGTACGTAGTTTGGCTTCAAGAACAGCCCTTTCAACTACGGAAATTCGTGAACTACTAGATAAACTGATTTCCGCAGCAAACCAATCGGTAAACTCAATGGAGCTTGCTAGCACAAAAGCCAGTAGTAATGAGGAAATCTCTAGAAATGTCGATACTTCATTAAGCAACATCAAAGAGCAAATAGGCCATATCAGCTCTATGAATACGCAAATTGCCACTGCAACTGAGGAGCAATCTAGCGTAGCAGAAACCGTTGTCAATAATATCGAAGATATGTATAGCAGCTTTGCTTCTACTACCACGGCTGTAGAAGAGATAGGTGAAGTTGCCCAGCAGTTAGATGGTAATGCTTTACAAATAGGACAAGCCACCTCTAAATTTGTTGTTTAA